AAGGCGCTGCCGCGCAGCCAGAGCTGTAGATATTTTTCCGCCCATGGCACGACGAGCACGGCGAGCGCGTAGAAGAACCACGCCAGCGGCAGCGTTTTCAGCAGCTTGAAGCCGAATCTCCGCGCCGTTTCGCCGCCCGCCGCCGTTTCTTCCAGAGGCCGGTCGTCGTGTTCGCCGCGGTTGAGAATGAAAAGCTCGAGCGCGAATTTCGCCGCCGAGCGGAACAGCAGCGTCAGCGCGAAGAACGCGCCCGCCCAGCCGGCCAGACTGCACGACAAAACCATCGTCGCGACCCAGCGGCGCGCGTAGGCCGGAAAAGCCAGCAGCAGCGTGCCCCATTTGGCCGTGCGCGGCGAAATGCGCCCGCTGTCCAGCGCCGAAGCTACCACGGCGGCGCCGGCTTTCGACGAGCCGATGCTGACGGTCAGCGCCGCGCCGAGCGTAGCGCCGATGCCCCATCGTTTCAGCCAGGGCAGGGCGCGCCGCAGCGCTTTGTCCGCCAGCCCCGTGCGGACGATCAGCGCGCCGATCAGAAAACCGGCGAGAATGTCGATCGTCAGCCGCAGTTCGCCGCGGAGCAGACGCGCCCAGTCCATGGTCAGCGCCACAGCAGCAGGATCGAAAGGTATTCCTCGGCGGGGCCCAGGGCCGCGGCGTCCGTGAAGATCTTTTGGTCGGGCAGACCGGCGCGGTCGATACGCAAAATCTTGTTCCACGGGCCGGCTTCTTCCACCGTCGAGCGGAGCTGTCCACGCAGCGCGCAGGGCTTGTAGACCGCGGCGGCGTCGGCCGCTTTCAGCGCAGCGGCGATCCGTTCGCGCGACGCCGTGGCGGGGACGATGGCGAGGATCTCGCTCCCCATGGCGAGGAACGAGCCGGACTTCGCCGCGGCCAGGCAGTGCGCCGAGATGCCGGGCGTCAGCTCGAGTTCCAGTTCGGGGACGATCTGCTTCCACAGCTCGTAAAGGTAGAAACCCGTGGCGTAGAGCGTAGAGTCGCCGATCACGGGCAACACGACCGTCTCGGCGTTTTGCCAGAGAGGGCGCAGCTCTTCCAGCTGCGCTTTCAGCGCCGCGTCGCGGGATGTCGCGTCGCCGGTCATCGGAAACAACACCGGCGTCGTTTTCAGATCGGGCAGATGCGGTCGTACGGCCTGTTCGGCCACGCTGGCCCGTTCCGCATGAGAATGGGGGCTGAGCACCAGGTCGGCCCGCTCGATCAGTTTCAGCGCGCCGGCGGTGACGAGATCGGGATCGCCGGGACCGACGCCGGCAACGATAAATTTCATGGGATCACTCTCCGTAAAAAATGCGGATCAATTCCGCCCCGCCCGTTTTGAGCCCAAGCAGCGAGGGACGGCTCAGCCAGTACTCGGGGATCTGCGCGAGCTTGACGGAAGCGAGCGCCGCCGCCCACGGGCGGGCTTTGACTTCGTCGAGCGAGGCGCGGTTCATCGGCCCGTGCTGGACGAGGTAGACGTCCAGTCCCCCGGCGAGCAGCTTCATGACGCGCTCTACTCCCCAGGGAGCGACGGCGCTGCCGCGGCGGATCGGTTCGGCTTCCGCGGCGGCGTTCGCGCCTCCGGCCAGTTCGATCAGATGCGCCGCCCACGAATCGGGGGAACAGGTGTGCAGTTCCTTGGCCGTGGCTTCGACGAAGACCGACGGCGCGGGGCGGCCGCCTCGTCGCGCCGCCGCTGCCTGCCGGATTTCATCGCAGGCTTGCGCGAACTGGGCTTCCGCCGCCTGCGGAGCAACGCCGATCAGCGGCGCCAGCGCCCGCAGGTAGGCGGTGAAAGAGTCCCACGAGGGCGGATCGACGCGCATGACGGGAACTCCGGCGCGTTCGAGCACGCCGCGCAGTTCGGGATTTTGCTTTTCCACCAGCGTACGCGTCAGCACGAGATCCGGCTTGAGCGCCAGCAGCGCCTCGGCGCCGACGTTGAGGGCGAAGCGCGGCAGATCGGTGAGGCGCGATGGTTCGTCGTTTTTCGACAGCGCGATCAACCTTCCCTCGCCGCCCAGGGCGATAATGTTGTCGGTGTGCCCCGAATAGAGCGAAACGATGCGCTCGTAAGCCGTCGCCGGCGCGGCCCAAACGAACGCCATCAGAAAAATGATCAGCGTTTTT
This sequence is a window from Pyramidobacter sp. YE332. Protein-coding genes within it:
- a CDS encoding precorrin-2 C(20)-methyltransferase, encoding MKFIVAGVGPGDPDLVTAGALKLIERADLVLSPHSHAERASVAEQAVRPHLPDLKTTPVLFPMTGDATSRDAALKAQLEELRPLWQNAETVVLPVIGDSTLYATGFYLYELWKQIVPELELELTPGISAHCLAAAKSGSFLAMGSEILAIVPATASRERIAAALKAADAAAVYKPCALRGQLRSTVEEAGPWNKILRIDRAGLPDQKIFTDAAALGPAEEYLSILLLWR
- a CDS encoding ABC transporter substrate-binding protein — its product is MAFVWAAPATAYERIVSLYSGHTDNIIALGGEGRLIALSKNDEPSRLTDLPRFALNVGAEALLALKPDLVLTRTLVEKQNPELRGVLERAGVPVMRVDPPSWDSFTAYLRALAPLIGVAPQAAEAQFAQACDEIRQAAAARRGGRPAPSVFVEATAKELHTCSPDSWAAHLIELAGGANAAAEAEPIRRGSAVAPWGVERVMKLLAGGLDVYLVQHGPMNRASLDEVKARPWAAALASVKLAQIPEYWLSRPSLLGLKTGGAELIRIFYGE